In Candidatus Limnocylindrales bacterium, the following are encoded in one genomic region:
- a CDS encoding amidase, producing MTVGNNTRGITPPTLEELSAIAREYHMNLSQEDLKVFQTLIEGSLASYRRIAEMVEPKLPVKYDRNPGYRPSPQENPLNAWYWRCSIKGADTGKLVGKKIAIKDNVCVAGIPMMNGSAILEGYIPDVDATIVTRILDAGGEIIGKAVCEDLCFSGGSHTSATGPVRNPHNPKYSAGGSSSGSAALVAHGDCDMAIGGDQGGSIRIPSCWCGTYGLKPTYGLVPYTGIFPIEQTLDHTGPIAMTVENVALLLEVIAGEDPLDPRQRGKIETKPYTQALTGNVKDLRIGIVQEGFGWPGASEEDVDRAVKEAAFSLSKLGAHVEEISIPLHRDGIHIWNPIAIEGATLQMIRTDGMGLNWKGYYTTSLVDYYGRGRRALADQFSDTTKMVILMGQYMANKYFGRYYGKAQNLGRVLRAAYDDALKKVDLLVMPTLPMKAMPLIENPTCEEYFKTALGMIQNTCPFDVTGHPAMNVPCAKSNGLPIGMMLIGRHFEDDVVLRAAHAFQQTGMYNP from the coding sequence ATGACCGTTGGAAACAATACCCGGGGAATTACTCCCCCGACCCTTGAGGAGTTGAGTGCCATTGCCAGAGAATATCACATGAATCTCAGTCAAGAGGACTTAAAGGTCTTTCAAACGCTCATCGAAGGGTCCCTTGCCTCGTACAGAAGGATTGCCGAGATGGTGGAACCGAAGCTTCCGGTTAAGTACGATCGTAATCCGGGATATAGGCCCTCACCGCAGGAAAATCCCTTAAATGCCTGGTACTGGCGATGTTCGATTAAGGGAGCCGATACAGGGAAGCTGGTCGGTAAGAAGATTGCCATCAAAGACAATGTCTGTGTAGCCGGTATCCCGATGATGAACGGGTCTGCGATCTTAGAGGGTTATATCCCCGATGTAGATGCCACCATTGTAACCCGTATACTCGATGCCGGAGGTGAGATTATTGGAAAAGCCGTTTGTGAGGATCTATGTTTTTCAGGGGGTTCGCATACTTCAGCGACCGGCCCCGTCCGTAATCCCCATAATCCCAAGTACTCTGCAGGTGGATCCTCGAGCGGGAGTGCGGCTTTGGTTGCCCATGGAGATTGTGATATGGCCATAGGGGGAGACCAGGGAGGTTCCATTCGTATACCCAGTTGTTGGTGCGGAACCTACGGTTTAAAGCCAACCTACGGGCTGGTTCCTTATACCGGTATTTTTCCCATCGAGCAGACCCTGGATCATACAGGTCCCATTGCAATGACCGTGGAAAATGTAGCCCTTTTATTGGAAGTTATTGCTGGAGAAGATCCTCTGGATCCACGTCAGAGAGGGAAAATCGAGACCAAGCCTTATACCCAGGCCTTGACCGGCAATGTCAAAGATCTCAGAATTGGGATTGTTCAGGAAGGCTTTGGATGGCCGGGTGCTTCGGAAGAAGACGTAGACCGGGCGGTGAAGGAAGCGGCTTTTTCGTTGAGTAAGCTTGGAGCCCATGTTGAAGAAATCTCTATCCCCCTGCACCGAGACGGTATCCATATTTGGAACCCCATTGCCATCGAAGGGGCTACCCTCCAGATGATTCGTACCGATGGTATGGGACTCAATTGGAAAGGCTACTATACAACTTCTCTGGTAGATTACTATGGAAGGGGTCGGCGGGCATTGGCCGATCAATTTTCTGATACCACCAAGATGGTAATCTTAATGGGACAGTACATGGCCAACAAGTATTTTGGTCGTTATTATGGTAAAGCCCAAAACCTGGGTAGAGTGTTGAGGGCTGCCTATGACGATGCCTTAAAAAAGGTTGATTTGCTGGTTATGCCAACCCTTCCCATGAAGGCCATGCCTCTCATCGAGAATCCCACATGCGAGGAGTATTTTAAAACAGCCCTGGGAATGATCCAAAATACCTGTCCCTTTGATGTTACCGGCCACCCTGCGATGAATGTACCTTGTGCTAAATCCAATGGACTTCCTATAGGGATGATGCTTATCGGGCGTCACTTTGAAGATGATGTGGTTCTTCGAGCTGCCCATGCATTCCAACAAACGGGAATGTATAACCCATAG
- a CDS encoding DUF420 domain-containing protein, producing MSFSDYLLKIVISISDLPTVNAILNGISALFLMAGFLFIKQKKVTAHKTCMLLAFMTSILFLISYLTYHYQVGSVRFTRQGWIRPVYFTILISHTLLAAGIVPLALITLYRAWKEQFVKHRKIARWTLPIWLYVSVTGVVVYWMLYKL from the coding sequence GTGTCTTTCTCAGATTATCTTTTAAAAATCGTGATTTCAATCTCCGACTTACCAACCGTTAACGCCATTTTAAATGGAATCAGTGCCCTCTTTTTGATGGCCGGATTTCTCTTTATCAAACAAAAAAAGGTGACCGCTCATAAGACCTGCATGCTGCTAGCCTTTATGACATCGATTCTGTTCCTTATTTCTTACCTGACCTATCATTATCAGGTAGGTTCGGTACGTTTTACCAGACAGGGCTGGATTCGACCGGTCTATTTTACAATCCTTATTTCCCACACCCTCCTTGCTGCCGGGATTGTTCCTCTGGCTTTGATAACCCTTTATCGAGCATGGAAAGAACAGTTTGTCAAGCATAGGAAGATTGCCCGGTGGACCCTTCCTATTTGGCTCTATGTCTCGGTAACTGGAGTGGTAGTATATTGGATGCTATATAAACTTTAA
- a CDS encoding cytochrome C oxidase subunit IV family protein, with protein sequence MENVHKEPNYMAVFYWLGALTIAELVVIYLPISKLVIGALLILLALSKASLVALYYMHLKFEKRTLGIIALTPLIICSLLVFSLLPDLTAVHHRSRATASQVVPAEHK encoded by the coding sequence ATGGAAAACGTCCATAAAGAACCTAACTACATGGCTGTGTTTTATTGGCTGGGAGCCCTAACCATTGCCGAACTTGTTGTAATTTACTTACCCATTAGCAAATTAGTTATAGGCGCCCTTCTTATCCTGCTAGCCCTGAGCAAAGCTTCGCTGGTTGCCTTATACTATATGCATCTTAAATTTGAAAAACGTACCCTGGGAATCATTGCCCTTACACCTCTAATTATCTGTTCCTTGCTGGTATTCTCTCTTCTTCCAGACCTGACCGCTGTTCATCATAGATCACGGGCCACAGCATCACAGGTAGTACCCGCTGAACATAAGTAA
- a CDS encoding cytochrome c oxidase subunit 3, whose amino-acid sequence MNEATLTHAHVGVEPAESPLTPESWGKLGMWIFLAGDAMSFGTLLAGYGAIRAGSADWPVPSHVLGIQLTAFMTFLLICSSVTMVKALSASKRGDRKAFVKFILMTIAGGTLFLGMQAYEWTHLIHGKHVTFTSNPYGAWLFGTTFFAITGFHGAHVTGGVLYLSVVLLLGLIAGKFSQKNFPNIVEIAALYWHFVDLVWILVFTFVYLI is encoded by the coding sequence TTGAACGAAGCTACCCTTACACATGCACATGTAGGTGTCGAACCAGCAGAATCGCCCCTTACACCCGAAAGTTGGGGTAAACTGGGAATGTGGATATTCCTTGCCGGAGATGCCATGTCTTTTGGAACCCTACTGGCCGGTTATGGGGCTATACGAGCGGGAAGTGCCGATTGGCCTGTTCCATCCCATGTACTGGGAATTCAGTTAACAGCCTTTATGACCTTCCTGCTGATCTGTAGTAGTGTAACCATGGTAAAAGCCCTGTCTGCAAGCAAAAGGGGTGACCGAAAAGCATTTGTTAAATTTATCTTGATGACCATCGCCGGGGGAACCCTTTTCCTGGGAATGCAGGCCTATGAATGGACCCACTTGATCCATGGAAAACACGTAACTTTCACCAGTAATCCCTATGGAGCCTGGCTTTTTGGTACCACTTTCTTCGCCATTACAGGATTCCATGGCGCTCACGTTACAGGAGGAGTTCTGTATCTTTCCGTGGTCTTACTTCTAGGACTCATTGCCGGAAAATTCTCACAAAAGAATTTCCCCAATATTGTCGAAATAGCTGCTTTGTACTGGCACTTTGTAGATCTTGTCTGGATTTTGGTATTTACATTTGTTTATCTGATCTAA
- a CDS encoding heme-copper oxidase subunit III, giving the protein MPKETLDSVIDPLEIESIGEGPPPPIPEPPFGPDDDDDGDFMDSQMNNAYVGMVLFIGAEVMLFAGLIGAFLLFRFGSAVWPPPFQPRLPVFVTGINTAILLLSGYTMHQALQAIQNRNYQQLANKLLVTACLGLTFLVIQGYEWIRLIRFGLTPSSGVYGSTFYVLIGTHGTHVLGAVIWLLILLFRVRRRNNPLDRLYFMTRHYIGVKICGMYWYFVVALWPVLYTLVYLS; this is encoded by the coding sequence ATGCCTAAAGAAACTTTAGACTCTGTAATAGATCCCCTTGAGATTGAAAGTATTGGAGAGGGTCCACCTCCGCCCATCCCTGAACCTCCTTTTGGTCCAGACGATGACGATGATGGGGATTTTATGGATTCTCAGATGAACAATGCCTATGTGGGTATGGTCCTATTTATAGGGGCCGAGGTCATGTTGTTTGCCGGACTCATCGGAGCTTTTCTTCTCTTCCGCTTCGGAAGTGCGGTCTGGCCACCACCTTTTCAACCTCGCTTACCAGTTTTTGTAACCGGAATTAATACGGCCATTTTACTTTTGAGTGGCTATACCATGCATCAGGCCCTTCAGGCTATTCAAAACAGAAATTATCAACAACTGGCCAATAAACTTTTGGTTACGGCCTGCCTTGGATTGACCTTTTTGGTCATTCAGGGATACGAATGGATCCGACTCATCCGGTTTGGTCTTACACCTTCATCGGGCGTATATGGATCTACTTTTTATGTGTTGATTGGTACACACGGTACCCATGTCCTGGGAGCTGTAATTTGGTTGTTGATCTTGCTTTTCAGAGTAAGAAGGAGAAACAACCCCTTGGATCGCCTTTATTTTATGACCCGGCATTACATCGGTGTGAAGATCTGCGGAATGTATTGGTATTTTGTAGTTGCTCTCTGGCCGGTTCTTTACACACTGGTGTATTTAAGCTGA
- the cyoE gene encoding heme o synthase, translating to MLQMEIRDVELIRKWRRAVDFLELTKPRVVLMILITTCIGFYIGSKETVDGIALLYTLMGTTLAAGGTLALNQYMEREADACMKRTRFRPLPDGRIQPVEALAFGVAITLGGLLYLALLTNLLSALITGIIVISYLFLYTPLKKKTSLCSIVGAVPGALPPVVGWTAARGELGVGAWILFAILFLWQIPHSLAIAWLYREDYTRAGMKLLPVISPDGKSTGYQIINHCLALLTVSLLPTLIGLAGSLYFFSALVLGILFLGYGLDLAVSRSLEAARRLLLASVVYLPLQLGIWALDKKWF from the coding sequence ATGTTACAAATGGAAATAAGGGATGTGGAACTGATCCGTAAGTGGAGGCGAGCGGTAGATTTCCTGGAACTTACGAAACCTCGGGTGGTCTTGATGATTTTAATAACTACGTGTATAGGTTTTTATATAGGATCTAAAGAAACTGTGGATGGAATCGCTTTACTTTATACACTGATGGGGACTACCCTTGCAGCCGGAGGTACCCTTGCCTTGAATCAGTATATGGAGCGTGAGGCCGATGCCTGTATGAAGCGTACACGCTTTAGACCACTACCAGATGGCCGAATTCAACCGGTTGAGGCCTTAGCTTTTGGAGTGGCAATCACGCTGGGCGGGCTTCTTTACCTGGCTCTTCTCACAAATCTGTTAAGTGCCCTGATTACCGGGATCATCGTAATCAGCTATCTTTTTCTTTATACCCCCTTGAAAAAGAAAACTTCACTTTGTAGTATCGTAGGGGCAGTTCCCGGGGCCTTACCACCTGTGGTAGGATGGACTGCCGCCCGAGGTGAGTTGGGCGTAGGAGCCTGGATCCTGTTTGCTATTCTGTTTCTATGGCAGATTCCCCACTCCCTGGCAATTGCCTGGCTGTATCGTGAAGACTATACCCGAGCAGGGATGAAGCTACTCCCTGTGATTAGCCCGGACGGTAAGAGTACAGGTTATCAGATTATAAACCATTGCCTGGCTCTGTTAACGGTAAGTCTTTTGCCGACTCTCATTGGACTTGCCGGATCACTTTATTTTTTCTCGGCCCTTGTGCTGGGGATTCTATTCCTGGGTTATGGCTTGGATCTCGCGGTTTCTCGCTCCTTAGAAGCCGCGCGACGCCTGTTGCTTGCTTCTGTTGTATATCTTCCCTTACAACTCGGAATCTGGGCCTTGGATAAAAAATGGTTTTAA
- a CDS encoding COX15/CtaA family protein: MNNIWLHRFAVLTAGATFILIFIGGLVTSTGSGLAVPDWPLSFGQFFPPMEGGVLFEHGHRMAATLVGFLMTLLAIWIYWQESRRWVRRLGLIALLAIILQGLLGGITVLLKLPTSVSVAHACLAQAFFCLTIALAVFTNPNWGKDSKGGGKYGSTGERKYGRVGAWEYEGAEVKTHPHPHISALSLTRLGALTTAVIYVQLILGAIMRHMGAGLAIPDFPLAFGRLVPPLESSAVLIHYLHRLGALLVTLCISWTVIHIIRQHRQESFLLRPGLLLIGLLILQIALGAFTIWTFKAVLPTTLHVTVGAAILATSLILTLRSYQVSKELEPGADRGLTSGEVLA; this comes from the coding sequence GTGAATAACATCTGGCTTCATCGATTTGCGGTTTTAACGGCAGGAGCCACTTTTATATTGATCTTTATAGGAGGTCTGGTTACCAGTACGGGTTCGGGTCTGGCCGTTCCAGATTGGCCTCTCTCCTTTGGACAGTTCTTTCCTCCCATGGAAGGTGGCGTGTTATTTGAACACGGCCATCGTATGGCTGCTACGCTGGTTGGATTTCTTATGACGCTATTAGCTATCTGGATTTACTGGCAAGAATCCAGAAGATGGGTTCGACGGCTTGGACTTATAGCCCTACTGGCCATTATCCTGCAAGGCCTTCTCGGCGGCATTACGGTTCTCCTCAAGCTACCCACTTCGGTCTCCGTAGCCCATGCCTGTCTCGCACAAGCCTTTTTCTGTTTAACCATAGCCCTGGCCGTTTTCACGAACCCAAACTGGGGAAAAGATAGTAAGGGAGGAGGGAAGTATGGGAGTACCGGAGAAAGAAAGTATGGGCGTGTGGGAGCATGGGAGTATGAAGGTGCAGAGGTGAAGACTCATCCACACCCCCACATCTCTGCTCTCTCCCTAACCCGGTTAGGTGCTTTGACAACAGCCGTTATTTATGTCCAACTCATTTTAGGTGCTATTATGCGCCATATGGGTGCCGGCCTTGCAATCCCGGATTTTCCGCTGGCCTTTGGTCGGCTCGTACCACCTTTGGAATCTTCGGCGGTTCTGATTCACTATCTACATCGGTTGGGGGCTCTGCTGGTTACGCTCTGTATTAGCTGGACCGTGATCCATATTATTCGACAGCATCGCCAAGAATCTTTCTTACTTCGTCCAGGATTACTGTTGATAGGGCTTTTGATTCTACAAATCGCGCTGGGAGCCTTTACAATCTGGACATTTAAGGCGGTGCTTCCTACAACCCTGCATGTGACGGTAGGTGCAGCCATTCTGGCAACCAGCCTAATTTTAACACTTCGATCTTATCAGGTATCCAAGGAGCTAGAACCTGGAGCAGATCGGGGACTTACTTCTGGGGAGGTACTGGCCTGA